The DNA sequence AGTGTTTGTATTAGTTTTTGTTCCGGTGTTAAATTTGTCATTTTAAAACTAATCTTTTATTATTTTTTGATGTATATTTAGGAAATAAGGTTTTCAAATCGTAAACAAGTTTTCGCACTAATTTACTAATTCATTTTTTTTTCGTCACATCCTTAATTCACTTATCTTGAGATTTCTCACCCGAAAAAACATTGGGATTCGAAATGACAGATTAATTATTGAATCTTTCAATCCGTTCGCTAACGGATTCATAATTTTTATTGCTTGTTCTCCAATAGGTTCAAAGTATTCCTATGGAGGATGCGCTTGACATTAATCTTTCTCTTAATCTTTTAGCTGCAATATTAGATTCCGGTCATATTCGCTTACTTATGTATTACTGGAATGAAAGATTTATGTAAACAACAATTTTAATTTTCAATTCTTAATTCATATTTATTCCCGCCAAAGAAGGGCAAGCCATGCCAAAGGCGGGCAAGCATAATTATTAATTTTATTCTAAATTTCTTTTACAACTCCATTTTCAAATTTGTATGTTTTACTCGATTTTTCACAAAAAGCAATTCCGTTTTCATCAAACTTTAACTTCTTGCCGGCTTCACTATACCAACCGACTATTCTTGCGGGATTACCTACTACGAGAGCAAAATCTGGGACATCTTTCGTGACAACAGAACCGGCACCGACAAACGCAAATCTGCCGATTGTATGTCCGCACACTATTGTAGAATTTGCACCCAGTGATGCTCCTTCCTTTACAAGTGTTTTGATATAATATTCCGCACCGACTTGGGGATATTTGCTTCTTGGATCTAAAATATTAGTGAACACCATCGAAGGACCGCAAAAGACATAATCTTCCAATATTACACCTTCATAAACAGAGACGTTGTTTTGGATTTTTACAAAGTTACCTATTTCAACATTATTTGCGATGTTTACGTTTTGTCCGAGTATGCACTTTTTACCAATTTTTGCACCGCTTTGAACATGTGTGAAATGCCAAATTTTGGTGCCTTCACCGATTTCAACATTATCATCAACTACTGCGTATTGGTTAACATAATAATTGTTTTGAGTTGACATAAAAGCCTGAAAAGAAATTATAAATTAAGCTTGCCCGCCCAGCCCCGGCTGGTAAACGTGGCGGGAATTATGAATTAGAAAAGAGTAGAAGAAATAAGAAATAATTATGAATTAAGAATTATAAAAAAATGAAAATGACGAGTTATGAAAATTAAATTAGAAATTAAAAAGAGAAAAGAAAATTAAGAATTAAGAATTAAAAAAGTAAAAATGAAATTGAGAGATTATAAATTTTGTTTGGAACTTTTTATAATTGAAGTAAGAATTCTGATTATTTCATCATTTGAAAATATTGCATCGTTAAAATTAGTACTTGTTATTTTGCTTTCTTGCAG is a window from the Ignavibacteriota bacterium genome containing:
- a CDS encoding N-acetyltransferase, with amino-acid sequence MSTQNNYYVNQYAVVDDNVEIGEGTKIWHFTHVQSGAKIGKKCILGQNVNIANNVEIGNFVKIQNNVSVYEGVILEDYVFCGPSMVFTNILDPRSKYPQVGAEYYIKTLVKEGASLGANSTIVCGHTIGRFAFVGAGSVVTKDVPDFALVVGNPARIVGWYSEAGKKLKFDENGIAFCEKSSKTYKFENGVVKEI